From Centropristis striata isolate RG_2023a ecotype Rhode Island chromosome 16, C.striata_1.0, whole genome shotgun sequence, a single genomic window includes:
- the cipca gene encoding LOW QUALITY PROTEIN: CLOCK-interacting pacemaker a (The sequence of the model RefSeq protein was modified relative to this genomic sequence to represent the inferred CDS: deleted 1 base in 1 codon), producing the protein MSGFSRPYRHRTPSFTRATHLGASKSDLERDSGFSDASSEYLSTVDLTDSEDAGRNGSIVSQDPTGPQVAVMGGSCAGLSPMIIMNNFVLKQPSPMTPAENQWGFPSPLEVMPQPQMVLLQPMVSNGSSSSPKTGSENVRQSKSYMPILKSYPRIAPHPADTPTKRVGSSKVRVSSTSGYDQRQRRHHQGHRRYTSPSPQPAPPTTIKPISNFEASNNQLQAFESQQQLSDKSLSSLAGTSSLLPYMDEFRTDIDSYRMDADQDDAFSVEDNKLKRFSNTYNILNKSGLLGITMRTKQLIKENKRTQGQLQQLREQTALLLEALGSGDPQLWTKLQISLQHTDRSNVELKFRESLRNISMDMTSGSQ; encoded by the exons ATGAGCGGTTTTAGTAGACCTTACAGACACAGGACACCGTCATTCACCAGGGCAACCCACCTTGGAGCATCCAAGTCTGACCTGGAGAGAGATTCAGGCTTCTCAG atgCCAGCTCTGAGTACCTCAGTACAGTCGATCTGACTGACTCTGAAGATGCAGGAAGGAATGGCTCGATAGTCAGCCAGGACCCAACTGGTCCGCAGGTGGCTGTGATGGGAGGCTCATGCGCTGGACTATCTCCAATGATCATCATGAATAACTTTGTCTTAAAGCAG CCATCTCCAATGACTCCAGCAGAAAATCAGTGGGGGTTTCCTTCACCCTTGGAAGTAATGCCTCAGCCACAGATGGTTCTCCTCCAACCAATGGTGTCAaatggcagcagcagctctccaaAGACTGGCTCTGAAAATGTCCGACAATCAAAAAGCTACATGCCCATCCTCAAGTCATATCCCAGAATCGCCCCACACCCAGCAGACACTCCCACGAAGAGGGTCGGATCCTCCAAGGTGAGAGTGAGTTCAACGTCAGGCTATGACCAGCGACAGAGGAGGCACCATCAAGGCCACAGGCGCTACACCTCCCCGAGCCCACAACCAGCACCGCCAACTACAATCAAACCTATCTCCAACTTTGAAGCATCAAACAACCAATTGCAGGCATTTGAGAGTCAGCAGCAACTCAGTGACAAGTCTCTCTCCTCGCTGGCGGGGACCAGCTCTCTGCTCCCCTACATGGATGAATTCAGGACAGATATTGACAGCTACAGGATGGATGCCGACCAGGATGACGCATTCTCAGTGGAAGACAACAAACTGAAACGTTTCAGCAATACATACAACATTCTGAACAAGTCTGGCTTACTGGGGATCACCATGCGCACAAAGCAGCTGATCAAAGAGAATAAGCGCACCCAAggccagctgcagcagcttcgGGAGCAAactgctctgctgctggaggCTCTGGGCAGCGGAGACCCGCAGCTCTGGACTAAACTGCAGATCTCTCTACAGCACACAGAC AGGAGCAATGTGGAGCTAAAGTTCAGAGAGTCCCTGCGTAATATATCCATGGACATGACAAGCGGTTCTCAATAA
- the pgfb gene encoding placenta growth factor, whose protein sequence is MKLGLVIQTAVVLYLLLSPAQSLSLSSPNNTTEVLMFQEVWGRSFCRTIEKLVEVVQEYPTEVEHIYSPACVPLVRCAGCCGDENLECHPTQSTNVTMQLLKIRPAESVQEYVEMTFVEHQTCECRVRKPIVKVERKRQRGRGRKRKDRQKAKDCDRCQDPRR, encoded by the exons ATGAAACTCGGTCTTGTCATCCAGACTGCGGTGGTGCTTTATCTGCTGCTCTCACCTGCACAG agcCTTTCCCTTTCAAGCCCAAACAATACAACTGAAG TGTTGATGTTCCAAGAAGTTTGGGGTCGCAGCTTCTGCCGGACCATTGAGAAGCTGGTGGAGGTGGTGCAGGAGTACCCGACAGAGGTGGAGCACATCTACAGCCCCGCCTGTGTGCCGCTGGTGCGATGTGCAGGCTGCTGTGGGGACGAAAACCTGGAGTGCCATCCCACCCAATCCACAAACGTCACCATGCAG CTGTTGAAAATCAGGCCAGCAGAGTCGGTTCAAGAATATGTTGAGATGACGTTTGTCGAGCATCAGACATGTGAATGTAG AGTCAGGAAACCAATTGTGAAGGTTGAAAG GAAAAggcaaagaggaagaggaaggaagaGAAAGGACAGACAAAAAGCAAAAGACTGTGATAG GTGCCAGGACCCACGTAGGTAA